Part of the Aquicella lusitana genome is shown below.
AAAAAGCGATTTTGCTTCGGTATGCATTTCCATGGTGATCTGGTACGTCCTATTTTGCTATGATGCAATAACCGTCATGATATTGGAATCAGCGACAGTATGGATAAAAGTCTAAGGCCACTATTATACTGGATAACCATTTTATGGGTAGCGGCAAAACGCCTCTACAATGAAAAGTACAGTTACCAGGCGTCAGCACTGGCTTTTGAGACGCTTTTGTCCATGGTGCCCGTGCTGTCAGTCATCGTGTATGGCATGACCGTTTTTCCCTTATTTACCCGGCTGATCACCTTCACACGCGATTACATCTATGCAAACTTTATTCCCGCTTCTGGAGACATTATTCAGAAATATCTCAATGAATTTACGACCCAGGCAACGCAATTGCCTCTGCTTGGCATCTTTTTTTCGCTGCTGGCTGGGCTCATGTTAATGTTCACCATCGAGAGCGCTTTTGATGATATCTGGCATCCTAAAAGCAAAAGAAGGCGGACGCGCACCGTGCTGCTTTTGCTGGCTATTTTTATTTTTTTGCCATTGTTTATCGGGATAAGCGTTTTTCTCAGTACGTTTCTGCTTTCTTTTTCCTGGGTTGGGATGTGGGGTTTGACGATTGTTTTATTTGATTTTTTACATTTAATTATTAATACCATGATTTTTGCCATCATTTATATGATAGCACCCAACCGGCGAATAAAGTGGAGCGACGCAATGCTGGGCGGTTTCATCGCTGCTATGTTGTTTGAGTTTGCTAAGAAAGCGTTTGCCCTCTATGTTATTCATTTTCCCAGTTATAAATTAATTTATGGTGCTTTGTCGATTATCCCAATTTTCCTTATTTGGCTGTATATTTCATGGGTTATCATCCTCTTTGGCGCACTGGTAATTCATGCTAAACAGCAGCAGGAAGAATAATGATTGTTATTTAAAAGGAGACATAAAAAATGAAATTCAAGCTCATGGTGTCGGCTTGTGTAGTGATGTTTAGCTCAATGACCTATGCCGCTGGAATGCAGGCCAATGACGGCCGTTATGCTGTTCAGGCGGCAATCGTGACGGGAGGCAATTTTGGAGTCGGGCTTGTACATTACACTAGCAGCACAGAAATAGGCGCTACTGTGTCTGGAAAATTTAATAATGCATCCAACCGCACCGCGTTATTTACACCCGCTATTTTTGCAGGCTTTAGAAAGCCGTTGGGCGAGAGGACGACATTTGCTTATGGCCTTGATCTTGCCAGTAAATTTGGACAAGACGAAGGCCAGCATATCGATGAAAATATTCAAATAGGTCCCTATATTTCACTTGAACAGGCGCTCACAAATAATTTATTGCTCGTAGGCTGGATCGAACCTTATACGTTTGAATATGAGAAGAAAGCCGGCTCTTCCACGACCACTCAGCGCCTTTTTGGTGCCGGCGGCCTGGGCCTCAGTTATTTATTTTAAATAAGAAGCGTTATGCCGACTGTTTAAGAAGTGAGTCGATTTTCACGTAGACGGGTTCTTTTTGCGGTTTACAATAAGTTTCCCGAATGAAAAAAACCGAGATCAGCAGTGAAAGAAGATACATCAG
Proteins encoded:
- a CDS encoding YihY family inner membrane protein → MDKSLRPLLYWITILWVAAKRLYNEKYSYQASALAFETLLSMVPVLSVIVYGMTVFPLFTRLITFTRDYIYANFIPASGDIIQKYLNEFTTQATQLPLLGIFFSLLAGLMLMFTIESAFDDIWHPKSKRRRTRTVLLLLAIFIFLPLFIGISVFLSTFLLSFSWVGMWGLTIVLFDFLHLIINTMIFAIIYMIAPNRRIKWSDAMLGGFIAAMLFEFAKKAFALYVIHFPSYKLIYGALSIIPIFLIWLYISWVIILFGALVIHAKQQQEE